A genomic segment from Bradyrhizobium sp. ISRA430 encodes:
- a CDS encoding DUF3095 domain-containing protein, with protein sequence MTPGDSFYGSIRVFRGFTSLMDPALYAPLPDDWSIGVADIVDSTKAIAAQRYKAVNMAGAAVIASVTNALEGREFPFVFGGDGASFAVAPSDLDRAREALAATATWVREDLDLKMRVALVPVSAIRAQGLDVRVARFGPSANLSYAMFSGGGVGWAEAAMKRGEFAVAPAPAGTQPDLSGLSCRFEEIPASRGLILSVLVVPARSADPKAFRKVIEDVIHIVERSPDAGRPVPPQGPPLRWPPQGLDYEARAARGGPLFTRRAGVLMYTLFAYLIMRFDIKIGGFVPKLYKRQVVENSDFRKYDDGLRMILDCTPELERALSERLAAGARDGVVRYGLYPQDAAMMTCFTPSALRSDHVHFIDGARGGYASAATALKAMMAGTS encoded by the coding sequence ATGACACCAGGCGATTCCTTCTACGGCAGCATTCGCGTCTTCCGCGGCTTCACCAGCCTGATGGATCCCGCCCTCTATGCGCCGCTGCCGGACGACTGGAGCATCGGTGTCGCCGACATCGTCGATTCCACCAAGGCGATCGCGGCGCAGCGCTACAAGGCGGTCAACATGGCCGGTGCCGCGGTGATCGCGTCCGTGACCAACGCGCTGGAGGGACGGGAATTCCCCTTCGTGTTCGGCGGCGATGGCGCGAGCTTTGCGGTAGCGCCATCCGATCTCGACCGCGCCCGGGAGGCGCTGGCGGCGACCGCGACCTGGGTGCGGGAAGATCTCGATTTGAAAATGCGCGTCGCGCTGGTGCCGGTGAGCGCCATTCGCGCGCAAGGTCTCGATGTCCGCGTCGCGCGCTTCGGTCCGTCGGCGAATCTGTCCTATGCGATGTTCTCCGGCGGGGGGGTGGGGTGGGCCGAAGCCGCGATGAAGCGCGGCGAGTTCGCGGTCGCCCCGGCGCCGGCGGGCACGCAGCCGGATCTCTCCGGCCTGTCCTGCCGCTTCGAGGAGATTCCGGCCTCGCGCGGCCTGATCCTGTCAGTGTTGGTGGTGCCGGCGCGCAGCGCCGATCCCAAAGCCTTTCGGAAGGTGATCGAGGATGTGATTCACATCGTCGAGCGCAGTCCGGATGCCGGCCGTCCCGTGCCGCCGCAGGGACCGCCCTTGAGGTGGCCGCCGCAGGGGCTCGACTACGAGGCGCGGGCGGCACGCGGCGGGCCGTTGTTCACGCGCCGCGCCGGCGTGCTCATGTACACGCTGTTCGCCTATCTGATCATGCGCTTCGACATCAAGATCGGCGGCTTCGTGCCGAAGCTCTACAAGCGACAGGTGGTCGAGAACTCCGACTTCCGTAAATATGACGATGGCCTGCGCATGATCCTCGACTGTACGCCGGAGCTCGAGCGCGCTCTCAGTGAGCGTCTTGCAGCCGGCGCGCGCGATGGTGTCGTGCGCTATGGACTCTACCCGCAGGACGCGGCGATGATGACCTGCTTCACGCCATCGGCGCTGCGCAGCGATCACGTGCACTTCATCGACGGCGCGCGGGGCGGCTACGCATCGGCGGCAACGGCGCTGAAGGCGATGATGGCGGGCACGAGCTAG
- a CDS encoding long-chain-acyl-CoA synthetase translates to MNDMITGVIEQPKAARPPSASKIWLKAIELTARIETLPGRLFADVVEDWARRQPDRAALVIEDASLDYEGLSKRINRYARWARSVGANKGDTVGLIMPNGIDYVAAWLGISRAGAVVALINTKLVGPSLAHCIDVAKPSHIIIAHDLTEALDGATPHLKTRAKIWTHGDARSERAIDVALAALDDGPLSQEEHGDVTIDDRALLIYTSGTTGLPKAASISHRRILNWGFWFAGLAGATPQDRLYDCLPLFHSVGGIVAPCSMLAAGGSVVIAERFSASNFWHDIVRHDCTLFQYIGELCRYLLKAPPSEYENRHRLRLVCGNGLRGDIWEDFQARFAIPRILEFYAATEGNFSLFNVEGQPGAIGRIPPLLAHRFPASLVKLDPDSGTALRNEEGFCIACARGEAGEAIGRIGTADEGGGRFEGYTDAAETEKKILRDVFANGDAWFRTGDLMRIDDKGFFHFVDRIGDTFRWKGENVATSEVNDAVRDFTGVVDATTYGVSIPGTDGRAGMSAIVVNEGFDIAALPAHLAQRLPTYARPVFVRISHELDATETFKQKKGDLAREGFDPGAISDPLFMVDPKSGAYVALDSETYAHIIGGAIRL, encoded by the coding sequence ATGAACGACATGATCACCGGCGTCATCGAGCAGCCGAAAGCGGCGCGCCCACCGTCGGCTTCAAAAATCTGGCTGAAGGCGATCGAGCTCACCGCGCGCATCGAGACGTTGCCGGGCCGGCTGTTCGCCGACGTCGTCGAGGACTGGGCGCGGCGCCAGCCCGATCGCGCGGCGCTGGTGATCGAGGACGCAAGTCTCGACTATGAGGGATTGTCGAAGCGCATCAATCGCTATGCGCGCTGGGCGCGCTCGGTCGGCGCGAACAAGGGCGACACCGTCGGCTTGATCATGCCGAACGGCATCGACTATGTCGCCGCCTGGCTCGGCATCAGCCGCGCCGGCGCCGTCGTGGCTCTGATCAACACCAAGCTCGTCGGCCCGTCGCTGGCGCATTGCATCGACGTCGCAAAGCCCTCGCACATCATCATCGCGCATGACCTGACGGAGGCGCTGGACGGCGCGACGCCGCATCTGAAGACGCGGGCCAAGATCTGGACCCATGGCGACGCCCGCAGCGAACGCGCCATCGACGTTGCGCTCGCGGCGCTCGACGACGGTCCGTTGTCGCAAGAGGAGCATGGCGACGTCACCATCGATGATCGCGCGCTCCTGATTTACACCTCCGGCACCACCGGGCTGCCGAAGGCGGCCAGCATCAGCCATCGCCGCATCCTCAACTGGGGCTTCTGGTTCGCCGGCCTTGCGGGCGCGACGCCGCAGGATCGGCTCTACGACTGCCTGCCGCTGTTTCATTCGGTCGGCGGCATCGTCGCGCCCTGCAGCATGCTCGCCGCCGGCGGCTCGGTGGTGATCGCGGAAAGGTTCTCGGCGTCGAACTTCTGGCACGACATCGTGCGGCACGACTGCACGCTGTTCCAGTATATCGGCGAGCTCTGCCGCTATCTCCTCAAGGCGCCGCCGTCCGAATACGAGAATCGCCATCGCCTGCGGCTCGTCTGCGGCAACGGTTTGCGCGGCGACATCTGGGAGGATTTCCAGGCGCGGTTCGCCATTCCCCGCATCCTCGAATTCTATGCAGCGACCGAGGGAAATTTCTCGCTGTTCAATGTCGAGGGTCAGCCCGGCGCGATCGGTCGCATCCCGCCGCTGCTTGCCCATCGTTTTCCTGCAAGTCTCGTCAAGCTCGATCCCGACAGCGGCACAGCCTTGCGCAATGAAGAAGGCTTTTGCATCGCCTGCGCCCGCGGCGAGGCCGGCGAAGCCATCGGCCGCATCGGCACGGCGGACGAGGGCGGCGGCCGCTTCGAGGGCTACACCGACGCCGCCGAGACCGAGAAGAAGATTCTTCGCGATGTCTTTGCCAATGGCGATGCCTGGTTTCGCACCGGCGATCTGATGCGGATCGACGACAAGGGCTTTTTCCATTTCGTCGATCGCATCGGCGACACCTTCCGCTGGAAGGGTGAGAACGTCGCGACCTCCGAAGTGAACGACGCCGTGCGCGATTTCACCGGCGTGGTCGACGCCACCACCTACGGCGTCAGCATTCCCGGCACCGACGGCCGCGCCGGCATGAGCGCGATCGTCGTGAACGAAGGCTTTGACATCGCGGCCTTGCCCGCGCATCTAGCACAGCGCCTGCCGACCTACGCGCGCCCCGTCTTCGTCCGCATCTCGCACGAGCTCGATGCGACCGAGACCTTCAAGCAGAAGAAGGGCGATCTCGCACGCGAGGGGTTCGATCCGGGTGCGATCTCCGATCCGCTGTTCATGGTCGACCCGAAATCCGGCGCCTACGTTGCGCTGGATTCGGAGACCTATGCGCACATCATCGGCGGCGCGATCAGGCTGTAG
- a CDS encoding GNAT family N-acetyltransferase: MSIEIDILNGDASWPIAKPLHQAVWGPQIVEKQPWRHVKWANADLRVLIETPEDGLVCHVGIYFRTIIWNGRKVHVSGIGGVCTREDRRGRGYATMALEAAVHTMRANEAVRFALLVCEPHNFGFYEARNWHRFTGDIYCEQPEGRIRFEYMAPFVFDIVRAPRLGTIDLCGLPW; encoded by the coding sequence ATGAGCATCGAGATCGACATCCTGAACGGCGACGCGTCGTGGCCGATCGCGAAGCCGCTGCATCAAGCGGTCTGGGGACCGCAGATCGTCGAGAAGCAGCCTTGGCGGCACGTCAAATGGGCCAATGCCGATCTCCGCGTGCTGATCGAGACGCCGGAGGACGGCCTGGTCTGCCATGTCGGCATCTACTTCCGCACCATCATCTGGAACGGGCGCAAGGTCCATGTCAGCGGGATCGGCGGCGTCTGCACGCGCGAGGACCGACGCGGCCGCGGCTACGCGACGATGGCGCTTGAGGCCGCGGTCCACACCATGCGGGCCAACGAGGCGGTCCGCTTCGCGCTCCTGGTCTGCGAGCCGCACAATTTCGGGTTCTATGAGGCCCGAAACTGGCACCGCTTCACCGGCGATATCTATTGCGAGCAGCCGGAGGGGCGGATCCGGTTCGAATACATGGCGCCTTTCGTGTTCGATATCGTCCGCGCGCCACGTCTCGGCACCATCGATCTCTGCGGCCTGCCTTGGTGA
- a CDS encoding acyl carrier protein encodes MSVRLKVIEAIKQIAKEQHVALPELSDDLSLHETGFDSLAFAILVARLEDETGVDPFTISEDAAFPATVGDFVRAYENVPA; translated from the coding sequence ATGTCGGTAAGGTTAAAGGTCATTGAAGCGATCAAGCAGATCGCCAAAGAACAGCACGTCGCGCTTCCCGAACTCTCGGACGATCTGTCCCTGCACGAGACGGGCTTCGACTCGCTCGCTTTCGCCATCCTGGTCGCGCGCCTCGAGGACGAGACCGGCGTCGATCCCTTCACCATTTCCGAGGACGCAGCGTTCCCCGCCACCGTGGGTGATTTCGTGCGGGCCTACGAAAATGTCCCCGCGTGA
- a CDS encoding SDR family NAD(P)-dependent oxidoreductase: protein MHNVLVTGGSRGIGLAIARRLVGAGYNVIAAARRESEELKAAIAESEGRLHFRACDLAVIDAIPAFAKLVRDEFGAIYGLVNNAGLGTEGLLATMHNSEIEALVQLNVLSPIILTKYVARQMMADGAGRIINISSIIATTGYNGLSVYGATKAAATGFTRSLAREVGKLGITVNAIAPGFIDTELTHNLSDDGRKRIAGRSALRRLPETDDVARMVEYLLGEGGRNVTGTVFTIDAGNTA from the coding sequence ATGCATAATGTCCTCGTCACCGGCGGCAGCCGCGGCATCGGCCTTGCCATCGCAAGGCGTCTGGTTGGCGCCGGCTACAACGTGATCGCGGCGGCGCGGCGCGAGAGCGAGGAGCTCAAGGCCGCGATCGCCGAGTCCGAAGGCCGGCTGCATTTCCGCGCCTGCGACCTCGCCGTGATCGACGCGATCCCGGCCTTTGCAAAGCTCGTGCGCGACGAATTCGGTGCGATCTACGGCCTCGTCAACAATGCCGGCCTTGGCACCGAAGGCCTGCTCGCGACCATGCACAATTCCGAAATCGAGGCGCTGGTGCAGCTCAACGTGCTGTCGCCGATCATCCTCACCAAATATGTTGCGCGCCAGATGATGGCGGATGGTGCGGGGCGTATCATCAACATCTCCTCCATCATCGCCACTACCGGCTACAACGGCCTGTCGGTCTACGGCGCGACCAAGGCCGCAGCCACCGGGTTCACCCGTTCGCTTGCGCGCGAGGTGGGTAAGCTCGGCATCACCGTGAACGCGATCGCGCCCGGCTTCATCGACACTGAGCTCACGCACAATCTATCGGATGATGGACGCAAGCGTATCGCCGGCCGCAGCGCGTTGCGGCGCCTGCCGGAGACGGACGACGTCGCGCGCATGGTGGAATATCTGCTCGGCGAGGGCGGTCGCAACGTGACCGGTACCGTCTTCACAATCGACGCGGGAAATACGGCGTAA
- a CDS encoding permease: MSEPSLKDPAPAEDTESEPRPGRTRKPIGWSTIIIAGLVAVSAALVWRRDGTSGVLDILTHDLSLFGGILPRVLAGCLLGAFISEILPHEKVSRSLGPKSGLMGLLIGTAFGAILPGGPFTAYPVASALLAVGADFGATIAMVVSWTLIGYGRAVAWEIPIMGTDFTLWRIVISLPLPVLAGALGRFVYARIYPKPIAKDDGT, encoded by the coding sequence TTGTCAGAACCTTCCCTGAAAGATCCGGCGCCTGCCGAGGACACGGAGTCCGAGCCGCGGCCGGGGCGGACCCGTAAGCCGATCGGCTGGTCGACGATCATCATAGCAGGCCTGGTGGCGGTGAGTGCGGCGCTGGTCTGGCGGCGTGACGGGACCAGCGGTGTTCTCGACATTCTGACCCACGATCTCTCCTTGTTCGGCGGCATCCTGCCGCGCGTGCTGGCCGGCTGCCTGCTCGGCGCTTTCATCTCGGAGATCCTGCCGCACGAGAAAGTCTCGCGCTCGCTCGGGCCGAAATCCGGCCTGATGGGCCTTTTGATCGGCACAGCCTTCGGCGCGATCCTGCCGGGCGGGCCCTTCACCGCCTATCCCGTGGCGAGCGCGCTGCTCGCGGTCGGCGCCGATTTCGGCGCCACCATCGCCATGGTCGTGAGCTGGACGCTGATCGGCTATGGCCGTGCGGTCGCCTGGGAAATCCCGATCATGGGTACCGACTTCACGCTGTGGCGGATCGTGATCTCGCTGCCGCTGCCGGTGCTCGCGGGCGCGCTCGGCCGCTTCGTCTATGCGCGGATCTATCCGAAGCCGATCGCGAAGGACGACGGGACGTGA
- a CDS encoding DUF2147 domain-containing protein, whose protein sequence is MFNRFAVFTILLTTLCGATAAHAQSADASGTWLTQAGDARVKVSKCGGGICGVIVWLREPYDTATGQPATDSKNPNPALARRPIIGLPLFSGMQPTGPNKWSGQIYNADDGSTYASSITVTGTESLRVEGCVGALCGGETWSRVGH, encoded by the coding sequence ATGTTCAACAGATTCGCCGTTTTCACTATTCTTTTGACTACGCTGTGTGGTGCGACCGCCGCCCATGCGCAGAGCGCTGACGCGAGCGGCACCTGGCTGACCCAGGCCGGCGATGCGCGCGTGAAGGTCAGCAAATGCGGCGGCGGCATCTGCGGCGTCATCGTCTGGCTGCGGGAGCCCTACGATACTGCGACCGGACAGCCCGCCACCGACAGCAAGAACCCCAATCCTGCGCTCGCCCGGCGCCCGATCATCGGCTTGCCGCTGTTCAGCGGCATGCAGCCCACAGGTCCGAACAAATGGTCGGGCCAGATCTACAATGCCGACGATGGCAGCACCTATGCGAGCAGCATCACGGTGACTGGAACGGAAAGCTTGCGGGTCGAAGGTTGTGTCGGCGCGCTCTGCGGCGGCGAGACCTGGAGCCGGGTCGGCCACTAG
- a CDS encoding superoxide dismutase has protein sequence MTFTLPPLPYAYDALGQYMSKETLEYHHDKHHQAYVTNGNNALKGTEWEGKSLEEIVKGSFGKNPAVFNNAGQHYNHIHFWSWMKPNGGGTKLPGKLEKKINEDLGGFEKFKTDFQAAGVGQFGSGWCWLQVKNGKLEISKTPNGENPLVHGAIPILGCDVWEHSYYIDYRNRRPDYLKAFVENLVNWEYVESLFDKA, from the coding sequence ATGACCTTTACGCTGCCCCCACTCCCTTACGCCTATGACGCCCTCGGCCAGTACATGTCGAAGGAGACGCTCGAATATCACCACGACAAGCATCATCAGGCCTACGTCACCAACGGCAACAACGCGCTCAAGGGGACCGAATGGGAAGGCAAGTCCCTTGAGGAGATCGTCAAGGGCTCGTTCGGCAAGAACCCCGCCGTGTTCAACAATGCCGGCCAGCACTACAACCATATCCACTTCTGGAGCTGGATGAAGCCCAATGGCGGCGGCACCAAGCTGCCGGGCAAGCTCGAGAAGAAGATCAACGAGGACCTCGGCGGCTTCGAGAAGTTCAAGACGGACTTCCAGGCGGCCGGCGTCGGCCAGTTCGGCTCGGGCTGGTGCTGGCTCCAGGTCAAGAACGGCAAGCTTGAAATCTCCAAGACCCCGAACGGCGAGAATCCGCTGGTGCACGGCGCCATCCCGATCCTCGGCTGCGACGTCTGGGAGCACTCCTATTACATCGACTATCGCAACCGTCGCCCGGACTATCTGAAGGCGTTCGTCGAGAACCTGGTGAACTGGGAATACGTGGAGTCCCTGTTCGACAAGGCGTGA
- a CDS encoding fatty acid--CoA ligase family protein: protein MSPREIFALRDHLGAELKGRTLSDAHNSVSLTDILSQTVLGGRLRELSGRAVLLKLSDQLRSGLTMIELDGIARRMLLCPPDLNPAHLDALIADAGIDAVVTDEPDRWADRGVALVITARLPLTPTTPVQTERATEWLMLTSGTSGVPKIAGHTLEALTGAIVAEGPARGPAPVWATFYDIRRYGGLQIFLRAILSGGSMVLSDPHEALADHVGRLNARAVSHISGTPSHWRKLLMSGSAAQFAPRYVRLSGEIADQAVLDGLKAAFPIASVGHAYASTEAGVGFAVNDGLEGFPADYLGNRNGVEMKVVDGSLRIRSTRTAHAYIGRNATALTDDDGFVDSGDMVELRGDRYYFVGRRGGIINIGGLKVHPEEIEAVINRHADVRMSRAKSRRSPITGGIVVADVILADGTDPARATEIRDQILDQCRSQLASHKVPAVIRFVEALDVTPAGKLARTDA, encoded by the coding sequence ATGTCCCCGCGTGAGATCTTTGCGCTCCGCGACCATCTCGGCGCGGAGTTGAAGGGGCGCACCCTCTCGGACGCACACAATAGCGTGTCGCTGACCGATATCCTGTCGCAGACGGTTTTGGGCGGCCGTCTGCGCGAGCTGTCCGGCCGCGCGGTGCTGCTCAAATTGTCCGATCAGCTCCGGTCGGGCCTTACGATGATCGAGCTCGACGGCATCGCCCGCCGCATGTTGCTGTGCCCGCCGGATCTCAATCCGGCGCATCTCGACGCGCTGATCGCCGATGCCGGGATCGATGCCGTCGTCACCGACGAGCCCGACCGCTGGGCCGATCGTGGTGTTGCGCTGGTTATCACCGCACGATTGCCGCTCACGCCGACCACACCGGTGCAGACCGAACGCGCCACCGAGTGGCTGATGCTCACCTCGGGAACGTCAGGCGTGCCGAAGATCGCCGGTCATACGCTGGAGGCGCTGACCGGCGCGATCGTCGCCGAAGGTCCCGCGCGCGGACCCGCGCCGGTCTGGGCCACATTCTACGACATTCGCCGCTATGGCGGCCTGCAGATCTTCCTCCGCGCCATCCTCTCCGGCGGCTCGATGGTGCTCTCGGACCCGCATGAGGCGCTCGCTGATCATGTCGGGCGGTTGAATGCGCGCGCAGTTTCTCACATCTCCGGCACGCCCTCGCATTGGCGCAAGCTGCTGATGAGCGGCTCGGCGGCGCAATTCGCCCCGCGCTACGTTCGCCTGTCCGGCGAGATCGCCGACCAGGCGGTGCTCGATGGGTTGAAGGCGGCGTTTCCGATAGCCTCGGTCGGCCATGCCTATGCCTCGACCGAAGCCGGCGTCGGCTTTGCCGTCAATGACGGGCTCGAAGGCTTTCCTGCCGACTATCTCGGCAACCGCAACGGCGTCGAGATGAAGGTCGTTGACGGCTCGCTGCGCATCCGCTCGACGCGCACGGCCCACGCCTATATCGGGCGCAACGCCACTGCACTCACCGACGATGACGGATTTGTCGACAGCGGCGACATGGTCGAGCTGCGCGGCGACCGCTACTATTTCGTCGGCCGCCGCGGCGGCATCATCAACATCGGCGGGCTGAAGGTTCATCCCGAGGAGATCGAGGCGGTCATCAATCGTCATGCCGACGTGCGGATGTCGCGGGCCAAATCGCGGCGCAGCCCGATTACCGGCGGCATCGTCGTCGCCGACGTGATCCTCGCCGACGGCACCGATCCGGCGCGGGCGACGGAGATCCGCGATCAGATCCTGGATCAGTGCCGCTCGCAGCTCGCCTCGCACAAGGTCCCGGCGGTGATCCGCTTCGTCGAGGCGCTCGACGTTACGCCGGCCGGAAAACTGGCGCGCACCGATGCATAA